The Stegostoma tigrinum isolate sSteTig4 chromosome 9, sSteTig4.hap1, whole genome shotgun sequence genome includes a region encoding these proteins:
- the LOC125454736 gene encoding A-kinase anchor protein 12-like isoform X1 produces the protein MGGRVSAQEPDQLSPSEEQESGQERQHTEALDGRAAQKNGQISGIHSNSEDQEPPDGKVEHLNGLQEEAVPGEVEPPSITREEDPVEMDLEQKETLPAKTKDEEPRDSQEDASPPVEIGEEAQAGEVGFKKVFKFVGCKFTVKKENPVKLEPVQLLTVKKDEDGEADGESKQEMGGLKNGDLSPAAHEAEGSPPEVLTPGETEESTDQVEPKRTAPEESVESADSPVESPAMDSPLKRFFRQGFFSVLRRKPSFKKAKDEPLVVGEKPEVNGEQVVAAGDVNGGEGDHGPSKEPSALQKDAEILGAFLVEERERDDDFEDLSVELAKVREAEERLMGKGSVSAVDDRQPCPEMKMAAPALDMGQAAQLTLQSPSAERPVKPEFAPVEVSAELQAGQTDLGPDRTQVKAPEPIVGEAELLSSQEKAKLQGSPLKKLFTSSSIKKLSGKKPKAAKGESKPGDEEEEARLQSSTESEGSPDGQKADTPPLTSPEEVNGTVPAETAEATNPEAEGMNGAADGERKKESITAWASFKKLVTSKKRPKVPSENDREDEQTDKVKSVAASSNESASAAPAELQEEAKLNAEDLSLERSTEDPKKKADVPVSWEALICVGSSKKRARKLSDSEVPQLDEELQRSPEAVAQVPDSAEELRASVPQDTDQEQGGTSPEGAVSSPVEGDVSDGAISTWESFKRLVTSRRKSKSKLEDRADESVAVVATEAAVPETEQQAKEESWASLKKLIPGRRKKRSDAKADQLPAEDLGKDTKQAEVGVSRSDDESDTPVVVPLSEYDAVEEERAAEEQQLTVGMNAVHKDELLTKSGAPAEGGELSAGQAITMDRGALESIRSSIDERSPSWISTAVSDIIEKTVEDEGKIVEEIMEAMGQPEHGDAASLADQARTVCPNEIAKEAQVSSEVAVALEYPAEESLTEETAEMVSAVSQLTETPVTTAESTPVPDDEVPVTRQTHEVLQEAAEKVKLSARPLAPPRKVAAAPEIPGSDQDSTEKVREEAVGTLRETEMSEPAGKGETGKSDAPSASEGTIRVADSESPQLERVEQTKCEMLEVSAAQSIESEMIPPPDDAAAVGVLQGVEGDAAHVSKFDTLLAEKIGEPLSLVDQTHAETACEVETGISEPRVKLVMDQTETGLETLEVSQAEDVLKTEAPLEKSKAAETSCREKVLTGDEEPIKAVTAEVPGRLEVKQLAECRDVTVGIPTESAEEATLEQTAIAEVARQMAVGNVEAVSEETIGNIHEIVEEVGTEERVIECRETLASTKEDKVEPVSEQSMKIIPANVEMNATAAGVCEESIGVTPVVIVTELCSEEMVQVGPDVSVSQVGLSEETIEVTPVITLMQVVSSEETVKDTSNVEVTEAELGEETKQTTPVVEVTEVLPGEQTTDKISPEMMTAVVCTEQTDASPVVTVTETVRGEETDSAPPVAVVMETVRGEETVGVGPVAMATETVCSEETDGASPVATVTEMVRGEDTDGASPVAMVMETVCSEEMDGASPVATVTEMVRGEDTDGATPVATVTETVCSEEMDGASPVAMVIETVCSEETDGASLVATVTEMVRGEDTDGATLVATVTETVCSEDTVGASPVAMVTETVRSEETDSAGPVAMVMETVCSEELDGAGPVAKVTETVCSEEMGGAGPVAMVTEMARGEGAITKQEEIVHMVTNDKIVQDQIKTMQKVVDAHEPVLSIAVDVGTEMSGSVCEEMMSVVSRVREQGTKEQIVEMLTSPKEVVQQQSNIVELSKETIQTSITERTVIEVVKNIDTEIGDKFEVAHLEGAVKETHVELQSETGIIAITQVGREVDQYLTKEDTMAMLSKEKFEVLPDGPIGKTVTIEFSATEVVESEAKDHETLSCVTDKPQSIATEEAVDTNENVSLQQESEVVELVQKVGDELPAVEKDQPTPEIEFESAHADVELVQLDGAGVVVPKQCEASAKADEAQKGDGVELANGATEKHLSNLESSGELCSSEASAEGCTEEPKLEVVPESEGVTLGSEIKLYSGSIDEFQTVQNETVTLTTEPYVAESSESREVAFPVTAAAVEEQVIAETVGSVVTQLPELRAVDQLIPAAEPDVILHGPVVETAAAIVEVAIDAAAGTLADSAVESEVDSTVDGQKQLFSSTEQLIADLVNHRTEGEEQKLASLEMETDVEVSQTRTMEQSSTMITEDPMKGVMKSTEITEGQVDPVSSEQDKDSKKMYKDVEEKMPEVQMISTEEKDDEIDDSVQTQDSKGTEALEQKVVVVHTTELVSEKTIEGDQKPLETEDMASVEMERETNESVLVSDGSKVTEVECCESLKTPEGRPPSLELTEEKGQSVKASQQVKEQTSKAADEKSESDVMESIGHKNDKESDKNQTIEAVEKQESQEMQSGHQMDQSSTLERVKAAAEQTTS, from the coding sequence TCTGCTGACAGTCCAGTCGAGAGTCCTGCAATGGATTCTCCACTGAAGAGATTTTTTAGACAAGGCTTTTTCTCAGTGTTGCGAAGGAAGCCAAGCTTCAAGAAGGCTAAAGATGAGCCCCTGGTTGTTGGGGAGAAGCCCGAAGTGAACGGGGAGCAAGTTGTTGCCGCTGGAGACGTTAATGGTGGGGAAGGCGATCATGGACCTTCAAAGGAGCCTTCTGCGTTGCAAAAAGATGCTGAAATCTTGGGTGCCTTCCTggtggaagaaagagagagagacgatGACTTTGAAGACCTCTCTGTGGAACTAGCCAAAGTCAGGGAGGCAGAAGAAAGGCTGATGGGGAAAGGCAGCGTGTCTGCAGTAGATGACAGACAGCCTTGCCCTGAAATGAAGATGGCTGCCCCAGCCTTGGATATGGGTCAGGCGGCCCAGCTAACCTTGCAGAGCCCTTCAGCTGAGAGACCGGTGAAGCCAGAATTTGCCCCTGTCGAAGTCTCAGCAGAGCTTCAAGCAGGACAGACTGACTTAGGCCCAGATCGAACACAAGTCAAGGCCCCGGAGCCTATAGTGGGTGAGGCGGAGCTCCTGTCTTCCCAGGAAAAGGCCAAGCTGCAGGGCAGCCCCCTGAAGAAACTCTtcaccagcagcagcatcaaAAAGCTGTCTGGGAAGAAACCAAAAGCCGCCAAGGGGGAGTCCAAACCGGGAGATGAAGAGGAGGAGGCACGACTTCAGTCCTCCACTGAATCGGAGGGCAGTCCAGATGGCCAGAAGGCGGACACTCCTCCTTTAACTTCCCCTGAAGAAGTGAATGGGACAGTCCCTGCGGAGACTGCAGAAGCCACCAATCCTGAGGCGGAGGGAATGAACGGAGCTGCCGACggggagaggaagaaagagagcaTCACTGCGTGGGCTTCATTTAAAAAGTTAGTGACGTCGAAGAAGCGCCCCAAAGTACCGTCCGAGAATGACCGAGAGGACGAGCAGACTGACAAAGTGAAGAGTGTGGCTGCCTCTTCCAACGAGAGTGCCAGTGCCGCCCCAGCCGAGCTTCAAGAAGAAGCGAAACTAAATGCTGAGGACCTGAGTTTGGAGCGCAGCACTGAGGATCCCAAAAAGAAAGCGGATGTCCCTGTATCCTGGGAGGCTCTGATCTGTGTTGGTTCCTCCAAAAAGAGAGCAAGGAAGTTGTCCGACTCAGAGGTCCCACAGCTGGACGAGGAGCTCCAAAGGTCACCTGAGGCGGTCGCCCAAGTGCCGGATAGTGCTGAGGAATTGAGAGCCAGCGTTCCGCAGGATACAGATCAGGAGCAAGGTGGGACATCTCCGGAAGGTGCTGTGAGCAGCCCAGTGGAGGGGGACGTGTCTGATGGCGCCATCTCCACGTGGGAATCCTTTAAGAGGTTGGTGACCTCGAGGCGCAAGTCCAAATCCAAGCTCGAAGACCGTGCAGACGAATCTGTTGCCGTCGTCGCCACCGAAGCTGCTGTCCCTGAGACTGAGCAACAGGCCAAGGAGGAGTCATGGGCTTCTCTGAAAAAGCTGATTCCAGGCCGAAGGAAGAAGAGGTCCGATGCCAAGGCTGACCAGCTTCCGGCAGAGGACCTTGGAAAAGACACCAAGCAGGCAGAGGTGGGAGTGAGCAGGAGTGATGATGAGTCTGATACACCAGTAGTGGTTCCCCTTTCTGAATATGACGCTGTTGAAGAGGAGAGAGCAGCTGAGGAGCAGCAGCTAACAGTAGGCATGAATGCTGTCCACAAGGATGAACTTCTAACCAAGTCGGGAGCTCCAGCTGAAGGCGGGGAACTGAGCGCCGGACAAGCCATTACCATGGACCGGGGAGCTTTAGAGAGCATCAGAAGCAGCATTGATGAGAGATCGCCATCGTGGATATCAACTGCAGTCTCAGACATCATTGAGAAGACGGTTGAAGACGAAGGTAAAATAGTTGAAGAAATCATGGAAGCAATGGGACAACCGGAGCATGGTGATGCTGCTTCATTGGCAGATCAAGCCAGAACAGTCTGTCCCAATGAGATTGCCAAAGAGGCCCAGGTGAGCTCCGAGGTTGCCGTGGCACTGGAGTACCCGGCTGAGGAGTCCCTCACCGAGGAGACTGCCGAGATGGTGTCAGCCGTCTCGCAGCTGACGGAGACTCCGGTGACGACGGCAGAAAGCACCCCTGTGCCAGATGATGAGGTCCCAGTAACCAGGCAAACCCACGAGGTGCTGCAGGAGGCTGCTGAAAAGGTGAAGCTGTCAGCCAGGCCACTTGCTCCCCCCCGCAAAGTTGCGGCTGCCCCAGAGATTCCAGGCAGCGACCAGGATTCCACGGAAAAAGTACGAGAGGAGGCGGTCGGGACCTTGCGTGAAACTGAGATGTCAGAGCCTGCCGGGAAAGGAGAAACTGGAAAATCTGACGCTCCTTCTGCCTCTGAAGGCACTATCCGGGTGGCAGATAGCGAAAGTCCGCAGCTTGAGAGGGTCGAGCAGACAAAATGTGAAATGCTAGAGGTTTCTGCTGCTCAAAGCATTGAGTCTGAAATGATTCCTCCACCAGatgatgctgctgctgttggGGTTCTACAGGGCGTGGAGGGTGATGCCGCACATGTAAGCAAGTTTGACACTCTGCTAGCGGAAAAGATTGGAGAACCCTTGAGTTTGGTGGACCAAACTCATGCAGAAACTGCCTGCGAGGTTGAAACGGGAATATCTGAACCCAGAGTGAAGCTGGTAATGGACCAAACTGAGACTGGACTTGAGACCTTGGAAGTCAGTCAAGCAGAGGATGTTCTGAAGACAGAAGCTCCACTTGAAAAGTCCAAAGCTGCTGAGACAAGTTGCAGGGAAAAGGTTCTGACAGGAGATGAAGAGCCTATCAAAGCTGTTACTGCAGAAGTTCCTGGGAGGCTAGAAGTCAAGCAACTTGCTGAATGTAGAGACGTCACAGTTGGAATTCCAACAGAATCTGctgaggaggccacattggagcAAACAGCAATTGCAGAAGTTGCTCGTCAGATGGCTGTGGGAAATGTTGAGGCTGTATCTGAAGAGACTATTGGAAACATTCATGAGATTGTTGAGGAGGTGGGAACAGAAGAGCGTGTGATTGAATGCAGAGAGACTCTAGCCAGTACGAAGGAGGATAAGGTTGAGCCAGTTTCTGAACAGAGCATGAAAATCATTCCAGCAAATGTGGAAATGAATGCAACTGCGGCTGGAgtttgtgaagaaagcattggaGTTACTCCAGTCGTAATAGTGACAGAGTTGTGCAGCGAGGAGATGGTGCAAGTGGGCCCAGATGTGAGTGTTTCTCAAGTTGGTCTCAGTGAGGAGACCATTGAAGTCACTCCGGTAATAACATTGATGCAAGTTGTATCGAGTGAAGAAACTGTTAAAGATACCTCCAATGTGGAAGTGACTGAGGCTGAACTTGGTGAAGAGACTAAGCAGACCACTCCTGTAGTAGAAGTAACAGAGGTTCTACCTGGTGAACAGACTACTGACAAAATCAGTCCAGAAATGATGACAGCGGTAGTGTGTACTGAACAGACTGATGCTAGTCCGGTTGTCACGGTGACGGAAACAGTACGGGGTGAAGAGACGGATAGTGCCCCTCCAGTTGCCGTGGTGATGGAGACAGTACGCGGTGAAGAGACAGTTGGTGTCGGTCCGGTGGCCATGGCGACGGAGACAGTATGTAGCGAAGAGACGGACGGTGCCAGTCCGGTTGCCACGGTGACAGAGATGGTACGCGGTGAAGACACTGACGGTGCCAGTCCGGTTGCCATGGTGATGGAGACAGTATGTAGTGAAGAGATGGACGGTGCCAGTCCGGTTGCCACGGTGACAGAGATGGTACGCGGTGAAGACACTGACGGTGCCACTCCGGTTGCCACGGTGACGGAGACAGTATGTAGTGAAGAGATGGACGGTGCCAGTCCGGTTGCCATGGTGATCGAGACAGTATGCAGTGAAGAGACAGATGGTGCCAGTCTGGTTGCCACGGTGACAGAGATGGTACGTGGTGAAGACACGGACGGTGCCACTCTGGTTGCCACAGTGACGGAGACAGTATGTAGTGAAGACACAGTTGGTGCCAGTCCAGTTGCCATGGTGACGGAGACAGTACGTAGCGAAGAGACGGACAGTGCCGGTCCAGTTGCCATGGTGATGGAGACAGTATGCAGTGAAGAGCTGGACGGTGCCGGTCCGGTTGCCAAGGTAACGGAGACAGTATGCAGTGAAGAGATGGGTGGTGCCGGTCCGGTTGCCATGGTGACGGAGATGGCACGCGGTGAAGGGGCAATTACAAAACAGGAAGAGATTGTACATATGGTAACAAATGATAAAATAGTACAGGACCAAATCAAGACTATGCAGAAGGTTGTCGATGCTCATGAGCCTGTGTTATCTATTGCAGTGGATGTGGGAACTGAAAtgagtgggtctgtgtgtgaagaGATGATGTCTGTTGTTTCAAGAGTCAGGGAGCAGGGAACAAAGGAACAAATAGTTGAAATGCTGACTTCACCGAAGGAAGTTGTACAGCAACAGTCAAATATTGTAGAACTATCCAAAGAAACAATTCAGACCTCCATAACTGAGAGAACAGTAATTGAGGTTGTGAAGAACATCGACACAGAAATAGGTGATAAATTTGAAGTTGCACATCTTGAGGGTGCTGTCAAGGAAACCCATGTTGAGCTTCAAAGTGAAACTGGTATAATTGCGATAACACAGGTAGGAAGGGAAGTGGACCAATATCTGACTAAAGAGGATACCATGGCCATGCTATCCAAAGAGAAATTTGAAGTTTTGCCAGACGGACCAATTGGAAAAACCGTTACCATAGAGTTTTCAGCAACTGAGGTGGTTGAGTCAGAAGCCAAAGATCATGAAACACTAAGTTGTGTTACTGACAAGCCTCAGAGCATAGCAACTGAAGAGGCCGTAGATACAAATGAGAACGTAAGTCTCCAACAAGAGTCTGAAGTGGTTGAACTTGTGCAGAAGGTGGGAGATGAGCTGCCTGCTGTGGAAAAAGACCAACCAACACCAGAAATTGAATTCGAGTCTGCGCACGCAGATGTTGAGCTCGTCCAATTGGATGGAGCAGGTGTAGTTGTACCCAAACAATGTGAAGCCTCTGCAAAAGCTGATGAGGCACAAAAAGGGGATGGTGTGGAGTTGGCTAATGGAGCAACTGAAAAACACCTAAGCAACTTGGAGTCTTCTGGAGAGTTGTGTTCCTCAGAAGCTTCAGCTGAAGGATGCACAGAAGAGCCTAAACTGGAAGTAGTTCCTGAATCTGAAGGTGTAACTTTGGGGAGTGAGATAAAATTATACTCTGGTTCTATTGATGAATTTCAAACTGTGCAAAATGAGACTGTGACCTTAACAACGGAGCCTTATGTAGCTGAGAGTTCAGAGTCCCGTGAAGTGGCTTTCCCTGTGACTGCAGCTGCTGTAGAAGAACAGGTCATTGCAGAGACTGTGGGATCAGTGGTGACGCAGCTTCCAGAGCTGAGAGCTGTAGATCAGCTTATCCCAGCAGCTGAACCCGATGTTATTCTACACGGACCCGTAGTAGAAACTGCGGCTGCCATTGTGGAGGTAGCGATAGATGCAGCGGCTGGCACCTTGGCAGACTCTGCTGTGGAAAGTGAAGTAGACTCGACTGTTGATGGGCAGAAGCAACTGTTCTCCAGCACTGAGCAGCTCATAGCTGACCTGGTTAATCACAGAACTGAAGGAGAAGAACAGAAATTGGCATCCTTAGAAATGGAGACTGATGTAGAAGTCAGTCAAACCAGGACGATGGAACAGTCAAGTACCATGATAACTGAGGACCCAATGAAGGGTGTCATGAAGTCAACTGAAATAACAGAGGGACAAGTAGATCCTGTTTCTTCTGAACAGGATAAAGACAGTAAAAAGATGTATAAAGATGTGGAAGAAAAGATGCCAGAAGTACAAATGATCTCAACAGAAGAAAAGGATGATGAAATTGATGATAGTGTGCAAACCCAAGACAGCAAGGGCACTGAAGCTTTAGAGCAAAAAGTAGTGGTAGTTCATACAACTGAGTTGGTAAGTGAGAAAACTATTGAGGGTGACCAGAAACCACTTGAGACTGAAGATATGGCATCAGtggaaatggagagagaaactaaTGAGTCTGTACTAGTGTCTGATGGGTCAAAAGTGACTGAAGTAGAATGTTGCGAGTCATTGAAAACCCCTGAAGGAAGACCACCATCTCTAGAACTGACTGAGGAAAAAGGCCAATCTGTAAAAGCCAGTCAACAGGTTAAAGAACAAACATCAAAAGCTGCAGATGAGAAGTCGGAGAGTGATGTGATGGAATCCATTGGTCACAAAAATGATAAAGAATCTGATAAAAACCAGACAATTGAAGCAGTTGAAAAACAAGAGAGTCAAGAAATGCAAAGTGGACACCAAATGGATCAGTCCTCTACTTTAGAACGTGTAAAAGCTGCAGCAGAGCAAACAACATCCTGA